The genomic window TCGCCGATCTCGACACCAAGGGAAGCGCGCGCCGCCTTGGACAGCCCGATGCAGTTGCGTCCACCCATCCGGGCGACCCGGAGCCGCTCGCTCCTGCCGTCGATGGTGACGACCACCGGCGGGTTCTTGACTGAGGCGAGCTCGGCCACCTGGTCGTCGGTGAGGAAGATCGCGCAGGCAGGACCTGCCGGCTCGAGAGTGGTCTGCAGACGCAGCATCCCACCAGCCTAGGGCGAGCGGTGACGATAGCCTGCAGTATGCGGAAACTTGTGGTGAGCGTGATTGCTGATGAGCGACCCGGCCTGGTGGCCGAGCTCGCGAGTGCCGTTGCTGAGCACGGCGGGAACTGGCTCGAGAGCCAGATGGGGCGGCTGGGCGGCAAGTTTGCCGGTGCCGTCCTGATCGAGGTGGCACCTGATCGCGTCGATGACCTCACGGCCGCGCTGAAGGGCCTCAGTGACGTCGGTGTCGTCGACGTGTCAGCCACCTCGGCCGACGGCGCGACGAAGGGCAGTGTCGAGTCGGTCCGGTTGCAGGTCGTGGGTCAGGACCAGCCCGGCATCGTGCGTGAGGTCACCCGCGCCCTCGCGGCGCACGGTCTGAGCATCCAGGAGCTCTACACCGAGACCAGCGACGCGCCGATGACCGGTGACCGGCTCTTTGAGGCGGCGGCCGCGGTGGAGCTCGGCGACGGGCTGGACCTGCCTGGACTGCGAGCTGCGCTGGACGCGGTGTCCGCCGACCTGAGCCTTGACATCCAGGTCGACGACGGCCATGACGGCCCGGCCTGGGGCGAGGTGCCCGACTCGGCCGAGACGAGGTGACCCCTACCGCGTCGGGCAGGTGGGACGGTAGGGGACCGACCCGAAGTACTGCCCCCATTCCGCGTCCGTGAGATCACGCCCGGCGGTGTCGCAGGCCGCCTGGACCCAGTCCGTCGGGTCCAGGGTCAGACTGCTGGCCTCTGCTCCACCGATGACCACCAGGCTTCCGTCAGGTCGGATGTCGGAGTAGGCGCCAGGCAGCGGCCCACCGAAGGACTCGAGCTCGGGCAGGCTCCAGAGCCGGACGGCCCCCGTCGCGTCATCGGAGGTGACCATCATGGAGCCGTCGTCAGTGAACTGGAAGTTGACCAGCGGCATCGGGAGGCCGCCCGCCTCCTGGAGGGGACGCAGGGTGGTCGGCTCGCGCAGGTAGACCCGTCCGCTCTGCGAGCTGGTCACCAGCTCCCCGGTCGGAGCAAAACCGGCAGTGACCCCGGTCCACTGCTTGACGATCAGCTCGGGTGTCGTCCCAGTCAGGTCCCACACGCCGGTGAGGTCGCCGACCGAGGCCACCAGTTGTGGCTCGTCCGGGGCGAAGTCCACCTGGATGACGAACCGGGCCTCCGGACTTCCCTCCAGGTCGTCGAGCACCGCCGTGGTCTCCAACGAGCTCGGGTCGTGCAGCTCGACCAACCCACCGATCCGTCCGCTTGCCAGCATGGTTCCGTCGCTGTTGACCGCCAGCAGCGTGGGCACCCAGTGCGACACCGACCCGCCCGTGACCGGCCCGGCGACCGGCGCGCCGGTGCCGGTGTCGTATGCCGTGAGCTCACCCGGGCAGTACTCCCGGCTGGTCAGCTCGGTCCCCGTGCAGGACAGCACGTAGACGACGTCCTCGTCCGGATGGAAGGCCAGCCCAGCGACGCTGACGATGTCCGGGTCGGGGATGTCCAGTGTCACCAGGGGTTGCAGCGTCCTGCCATCGAACAACCGCGCCCCATGACCCCAGCCGGCCATCGCCAGCAGCTCACCGCTCGGGCTGAAGGTCGGGATCCCGGCGCCGAGCTCCGTCAGCGGGGCGACCGCCGGGCTGGGCACGTCGAGGTCCCAACGGGTCACCTCACCGGCCGAGCCGACCGTGACCAGGTCGCCGTCGGACAGGAACTCCAGATCGATGGTCTCGGTGGCGATCGGGAACGCCTGTTCGAGCCGTCCCTGTGGTGTCCCGGGGAACTGCCAGACCATCGCCTGGTTGAAGGCTGCGACTGCGATGCGCTGACCGTCGGGCGAAGCCGCCAGGGAGACCGTCACGTTGTCGTGTGACAGAGGGCCCTCGATGATGCGCAGCGGGTGGTCGGCCAGCACGTAGGTGGCTCCGTCGAAGGTCGTGGCAACCACCTGGTCGGTGCCCGGGATGGTCGCGAGGTCGAAAACCGCCGGTTCGTCGGAGTCGGGCAGGTCGACCACGCCGTCCGGGGCCGTGCCTTGCTCATCGCTCCCCGGCTCAGCCACGACGGAGCCGGGTGTCTCGGTGGACGGGGCGACCCAGGCGTAGACCCCAGCGACCGTTCCGGCATAGACCCTGCTCCCGTCACTGCTCCAGGCGACGGCGAGCAACGGGTCGGCAGGGTCTGGCGTGCTCAGGCGCGCGCGGACCTGCCAGGAGGTGGTGTCGACCAGCCGGACCGTGCCGTGGCTGGTGACGGCCAGGGTGCTCGAGTCGGGGCTGAAGGCCACCTTGGACTCCTGCCCGATGGGAGTGTCCAGGGTCGCCACGGGCTGGTCCTCTCCGATCCGATGCACGACCACGCCGGTGCCGTCGGTGGAGTCTCCGCCCGAGGCAACCATCCCGGCGGCGGCGTCCAACCCGCCCCCGATCGGGAAGACGGGCACCGGGACGGGTCCGAGCACCACGGCTGCCGTCTCCAGGTCAAACACCGTCAGCTCCCCTTCTGGGCTGAGAACGGCCGCGACCCCGGAGTCGGCATCGACTGCCAGTGCCTGGAGACCGGCCGGTTCCTCATAAAGCAGGGTGCCGACAGGACGTGGGTTGGACAGGGCGGTGAGCAGGCCTCGGCGGGTGTGTGACGAGTCATCCATGAGGTAGGCCTCGGTCGCGAGCAACAGCGCAAGTGGCCAGTCCTTGTCCGCCACGTCGTTGGCCGAGGCCAGCAGACCGGCCACCGCCGCCTGCGCCCGGGACTCGGCGGCCAGTGCGTTGTTGTGTGCCGAGAGTCCCCGCTCCACCGCGACTGCTCCGATGGCCACGACGACCACGAGCGCCGCGGCGAGCAGCCACCGGTGCCGGCGCAGTCGGCGGTTGCCCTGCTCGCGCTGTTGCGCCGCTTCGGTTGCCGCCCTGACCTCGTCGTCGCGCTGGGCGCGGCTGGCAGCAACGAACGCCGCCACATCCGGTGGAGCTCCGGTGGGTGGCAGCGCCTCGATCGCCCGGTCCAGACGCGCACCGCGCAGCAGCGCACCGCGGTCCTGACCCAGCTCGCGCCACTGAGCCGCGGCACGAGCGAGGTCGGCCAGCTCCCGGTGCCGCGCCTGGTTGCCCTCCACCCAGCGTCGCAGCCGCGGCCAGTGCTCGACCAGTGCCTCGTGCGCCAGTCCGACGGTCGGTTCGCGAGTGTCCAGTCGGCGGTCTGCGGAGAGCAACCGGGCGGCGATCCAGGTCTCCATCAGTCGGTGCAGGTCGGCGCCGTGCTCCGGGCTCACCGCCTTGACCTCGGACATGGTGATGCGGGTGCCGATCGGTTCTCCGGCGGAGACCACCACCAGCCTGCTGAGCAGCTCGGCGAACAACTGCTGCTCCGTGGCGCTCAGCGTGCTGAGCATGCTCTCCGCACGCGACCCGATGGCGCCCTCGACCCCGCCCAGGGCACGCAGAGCTGAGAGGGTCAGTGCCGGCTGCCCCCCGCTGGCCAGCTCATGGAGGGTGAACTGGAGGGCGGGCAGGGCTGCGGGTCGTCCGGCAACAGCAGCGACGAGCTCGCTGGTCAGACCCGGCTCCAGGGTCAGCCGGTTCACGGCGGGCCCCCGCACCGCCGCCTCAAGCTCGCTCGGGGTCATCGCCGCGACCGGCAAGGTCGCATCGCGCAGCAACGGACCAAACGTGGGGTGGGCCAGTGGGCGGTCGAAGTAGTCGGCCCGGACTGTGGCGACCACACTCAGCGGGCAATCTTCCGCGGTGCTCGCGTGGGCCAACGCGTCGAGGAGCGCTTCGGCAGCCTCCGGCTCGGCGTGTGAGTAGATCTCCTCCAGCTGGTCGACGACCAACAGCAGACGCCACCCGGAAGGCGTCAGCGCCCGGGCGACCCGCGCCAGCCCCTCCGGCTCCTCAAGTGACACGACCGTGTCTGCGGTGGACGTGGTCGCGACTCGCCGTAGCGCCTCGGAAAGACTGTCCAGAGGGTCGGAGCCGGGCACCATGACCGTGATCAGCCAGCGCGGCTCGGCCGACCGCCGGAGGCGAGGCAGCAGGCCGGCTCGCACCACACTTGACTTGCCGCTGCCGGAGCCGCCGACGACGGCGAGGAGCCTGCTGTGGGACACCAGTTCTTCCATGCGCTCGATCAGGGCCTCGCGCCCGAAGAAGCGATCGGCATCCTGCTCCTCGAACCGGCGCAGTCCGACATACGGGTTCCCCGGCTGATGGGCACTGGCACGCAGGTGCGCCAGGACGGCGGTGACGGTGCTGTGCACCGCCCCGCCCGGGCCGTCGTCGGCCGGTTGCACCGCCCAGTCATGGCGCTCATCGGGGGAGGCGGCAGCGAAGCAGACCCGGACCAGCTCGACATACTGAGCCGCGTCGTCGAGTCGTCCCGCGTCGCTGGTCCGGAGCGCGCGGTCACCGAGATAGGCCTCCCCGGCCGCGTCGAAGAAGACGTTGTCCGAACGGACATCCCCGTGCGTCAGGCCACGCGCCGCGTAGTCGAGCAGCGCTCCACCGACTCGTTCGGCGACGTGCCGAGCCATCGGGGGAGTGATCGCCTTCTTGGTCAGCTGGTCCCGCAACGTGCCGCCGGTCATGCGCTGCATCACCAGGGCCGCGAGGCCTGGCTCACGCCACGCGTCGTAGATCGGCACGACAGACGTGCTGTCCACCGTGGCGGCCGCGTGCGCGTCCCGCTCGAAGGTGCGGACCACGGTCACGTCGTCGGCGATCTCGGGACGATAGACCCGCACCGCATACTCGCGGTCCACTCCGGGCAGGCGGGCACTGAACACCGTCCCGCGCGGGCCACTGCCGAGTCGCTCGCCGAGCTGATATCCGCGCAGGGACTGTTCGGCCTGGACGAGGTGGAGCAGGTCGGGTTCCCCGGCAAGGATCCGTTCGTGCAGCTGGACCAGGTCCGGACCGGGGTCGATGCCCAGCTCGTCGCTCAGCTTCGTCCTGTGCTGCCGATAGAGGGTCAGTGCTTCTGCGGTGCGACCAGTCGTGGACAGGGCGAGCATCAGCCGCGCGGTCAGGTTCTCCCGGAACGGGTCTTCGAGGAGGACTTCGCGCAGGTTGGGCACCGCGTCGCTGCCGTGACCCACGAGCATCTGCGCGTCGGCGAGGTGCTCGACAGCCGTGACGCGCAGGTCCGCCAGCCGCTGAGCCTCCCCGCTCACCCACCAGGTCGCGTCCATGCCCTGGTATGCCGCACCCCGCCAGAGCTGGAGAGCCTGGGACAACGTAGCCGCGGCAATCGTCGGGTCCCCGTACTCCAGGGCTCGGCGACCCTGCCCCACCAGCTGTTCGAAGTGTGCTGAGTCCAGGGCCTCGTCCGGCACGTGCAGCACATAGCCGCCGTCGGTGTGCCCCACCGCCAGATCTGTGCCGAGCTTGTGCCGCAGCCGGGTCAGGTAGGTGCGCAGGGTCGCCTCGGCCTTCGGACCCGCCTGCTCGCCGAAGACTGCCTCCACCAGGCGATCGACGCTGACCGGGCGGTTGCGCGTCACCAGCAACGTGACGAGCAACCGACGCAACCGGTCACCGGCCAGGTCGACAGGCTCGCCGTCTGACGTCACCTCGAGTGGCCCTAGGACTGCGT from Ornithinimicrobium cryptoxanthini includes these protein-coding regions:
- a CDS encoding YdeI/OmpD-associated family protein, encoding MLRLQTTLEPAGPACAIFLTDDQVAELASVKNPPVVVTIDGRSERLRVARMGGRNCIGLSKAARASLGVEIGDEVTATIELDDAERTVDMPPELAEALAAHPAAHAAFAALSYTQRKEHARSVANAKRPETRTRRITKILDLLGD
- a CDS encoding glycine cleavage system protein R; amino-acid sequence: MRKLVVSVIADERPGLVAELASAVAEHGGNWLESQMGRLGGKFAGAVLIEVAPDRVDDLTAALKGLSDVGVVDVSATSADGATKGSVESVRLQVVGQDQPGIVREVTRALAAHGLSIQELYTETSDAPMTGDRLFEAAAAVELGDGLDLPGLRAALDAVSADLSLDIQVDDGHDGPAWGEVPDSAETR
- a CDS encoding BTAD domain-containing putative transcriptional regulator, coding for MIEYAVLGPLEVTSDGEPVDLAGDRLRRLLVTLLVTRNRPVSVDRLVEAVFGEQAGPKAEATLRTYLTRLRHKLGTDLAVGHTDGGYVLHVPDEALDSAHFEQLVGQGRRALEYGDPTIAAATLSQALQLWRGAAYQGMDATWWVSGEAQRLADLRVTAVEHLADAQMLVGHGSDAVPNLREVLLEDPFRENLTARLMLALSTTGRTAEALTLYRQHRTKLSDELGIDPGPDLVQLHERILAGEPDLLHLVQAEQSLRGYQLGERLGSGPRGTVFSARLPGVDREYAVRVYRPEIADDVTVVRTFERDAHAAATVDSTSVVPIYDAWREPGLAALVMQRMTGGTLRDQLTKKAITPPMARHVAERVGGALLDYAARGLTHGDVRSDNVFFDAAGEAYLGDRALRTSDAGRLDDAAQYVELVRVCFAAASPDERHDWAVQPADDGPGGAVHSTVTAVLAHLRASAHQPGNPYVGLRRFEEQDADRFFGREALIERMEELVSHSRLLAVVGGSGSGKSSVVRAGLLPRLRRSAEPRWLITVMVPGSDPLDSLSEALRRVATTSTADTVVSLEEPEGLARVARALTPSGWRLLLVVDQLEEIYSHAEPEAAEALLDALAHASTAEDCPLSVVATVRADYFDRPLAHPTFGPLLRDATLPVAAMTPSELEAAVRGPAVNRLTLEPGLTSELVAAVAGRPAALPALQFTLHELASGGQPALTLSALRALGGVEGAIGSRAESMLSTLSATEQQLFAELLSRLVVVSAGEPIGTRITMSEVKAVSPEHGADLHRLMETWIAARLLSADRRLDTREPTVGLAHEALVEHWPRLRRWVEGNQARHRELADLARAAAQWRELGQDRGALLRGARLDRAIEALPPTGAPPDVAAFVAASRAQRDDEVRAATEAAQQREQGNRRLRRHRWLLAAALVVVVAIGAVAVERGLSAHNNALAAESRAQAAVAGLLASANDVADKDWPLALLLATEAYLMDDSSHTRRGLLTALSNPRPVGTLLYEEPAGLQALAVDADSGVAAVLSPEGELTVFDLETAAVVLGPVPVPVFPIGGGLDAAAGMVASGGDSTDGTGVVVHRIGEDQPVATLDTPIGQESKVAFSPDSSTLAVTSHGTVRLVDTTSWQVRARLSTPDPADPLLAVAWSSDGSRVYAGTVAGVYAWVAPSTETPGSVVAEPGSDEQGTAPDGVVDLPDSDEPAVFDLATIPGTDQVVATTFDGATYVLADHPLRIIEGPLSHDNVTVSLAASPDGQRIAVAAFNQAMVWQFPGTPQGRLEQAFPIATETIDLEFLSDGDLVTVGSAGEVTRWDLDVPSPAVAPLTELGAGIPTFSPSGELLAMAGWGHGARLFDGRTLQPLVTLDIPDPDIVSVAGLAFHPDEDVVYVLSCTGTELTSREYCPGELTAYDTGTGAPVAGPVTGGSVSHWVPTLLAVNSDGTMLASGRIGGLVELHDPSSLETTAVLDDLEGSPEARFVIQVDFAPDEPQLVASVGDLTGVWDLTGTTPELIVKQWTGVTAGFAPTGELVTSSQSGRVYLREPTTLRPLQEAGGLPMPLVNFQFTDDGSMMVTSDDATGAVRLWSLPELESFGGPLPGAYSDIRPDGSLVVIGGAEASSLTLDPTDWVQAACDTAGRDLTDAEWGQYFGSVPYRPTCPTR